A genomic window from Silene latifolia isolate original U9 population chromosome Y, ASM4854445v1, whole genome shotgun sequence includes:
- the LOC141631070 gene encoding protein FAR-RED IMPAIRED RESPONSE 1-like, with amino-acid sequence MGEKTFAGEFEERWCSVISSYGLTEHEWLSSMFDMRASWIPAYFRNLFLGGLMRTTSRSESENSFFGNFMNPNLTLVEFLMRFESAMDAQRWKQSKLIADSKNSFPSLETPHPLEKHASVFYTPVIFSEFQVEWNAACFTCGVKVLGGNTSDNIPIHDRERNKVYYVGFIPDGVKLSCSCKKFERHGLMCRHALYVLKEQGFEKIPNHFLLSRWSKLALYQPLCGNLPETLNEDCSALEVQKIKLGSLWSELFSCVTIAE; translated from the coding sequence ATGGGCGAGAAGACATTTGCCGGCGAGTTTGAGGAACGGTGGTGTTCAGTTATATCTTCATACGGGCTAACCGAACATGAATGGCTGTCTTCGATGTTTGACATGAGAGCTTCCTGGATCCCGGCGTATTTCAGAAATCTGTTTTTAGGTGGACTAATGAGGACCACATCTAGATCTGAGTCTGAAAATAGCTTTTTCGGAAATTTCATGAATCCAAACTTAACTTTGGTGGAGTTTCTTATGAGATTTGAAAGTGCTATGGACGCTCAAAGGTGGAAACAGTCCAAATTAATTGCCGATTCAAAAAACTCTTTCCCTAGTCTAGAAACACCTCATCCTTTGGAGAAGCACGCTTCTGTGTTTTACACTCCGGTCATATTTTCTGAATTTCAGGTCGAGTGGAACGCTGCCTGTTTTACTTGTGGGGTTAAGGTTTTAGGGGGTAATACGTCCGACAACATTCCCATCCATGATCGTGAGAGAAATAAGGTATATTATGTTGGATTTATTCCTGATGGAGTGAAGTTAAGCTGCTCATGCAAGAAATTTGAGAGGCATGGTCTCATGTGCCGACATGCTCTCTATGTGTTGAAGGAACAAGGATTTGAAAAAATTCCCAACCATTTTTTGCTAAGTAGATGGAGCAAATTGGCTCTATATCAGCCACTTTGTGGTAATTTGCCCGAGACTTTGAATGAAGATTGCAGTGCTTTAGAGGTTCAGAAAATCAAGCTTGGCAGCCTATGGTCTGAATTATTCTCCTGTGTGACAATAGCAGAATAG